The following coding sequences are from one Paenibacillus sp. FSL R5-0912 window:
- the hemQ gene encoding hydrogen peroxide-dependent heme synthase, which yields MNEAALTLEGWYALHDFRSLNWTAWTAADDEERAVALEELHAFMQEWGAVEEAKEGSSTVYSIVGQKADFVMMFLRESLEALNALETAYNKIAFAQYTTKAYSYVSIVELSNYAAGGTAGDGSDPMLNPHVAARLKPILPQAKHICFYPMNKKRELADNWYMLDMDKRRELMHSHGLIGRGYAGKVKQIISGSVGFDDWEWGVTLFAEDALQFKKLVYEMRFDEVSARYGEFGPFYVGNLLTEESFEEMLKL from the coding sequence ATGAACGAAGCCGCTTTGACACTGGAAGGCTGGTATGCCCTGCATGACTTCCGCTCTCTCAATTGGACTGCCTGGACGGCAGCCGATGATGAAGAACGCGCTGTTGCCCTGGAGGAGCTGCATGCTTTCATGCAGGAGTGGGGGGCCGTGGAAGAAGCCAAGGAAGGCAGCTCCACCGTGTATTCCATCGTTGGCCAGAAAGCTGATTTCGTGATGATGTTTCTGCGGGAAAGCCTGGAAGCATTGAATGCACTTGAGACTGCTTATAACAAAATCGCCTTTGCCCAATATACTACCAAAGCCTATTCATATGTAAGTATTGTTGAACTCAGCAACTACGCCGCAGGAGGAACTGCGGGAGACGGCAGCGATCCGATGCTGAATCCGCATGTTGCCGCCCGGCTGAAGCCTATTCTGCCGCAAGCGAAGCATATCTGCTTCTATCCGATGAATAAGAAACGCGAGCTTGCGGACAACTGGTACATGCTCGACATGGACAAACGCCGTGAGCTGATGCATTCGCATGGCCTGATCGGCCGCGGATATGCCGGCAAGGTGAAGCAGATCATCTCCGGCTCCGTCGGATTCGATGACTGGGAGTGGGGCGTGACCCTGTTCGCTGAAGATGCCCTGCAGTTCAAGAAGCTGGTCTATGAGATGCGCTTTGATGAAGTGAGTGCCCGCTACGGCGAGTTCGGTCCCTTCTATGTCGGCAATCTGCTGACTGAGGAATCATTCGAAGAGATGCTGAAGCTCTAA
- a CDS encoding YuiB family protein, which translates to MGFIPVFVLAVLFFVMMFGIGFILNMLMKTTWFPAYLFIIVILPVVVYSIWDRSSMSLWEHLSTFHVVDYLTGIAGLAGAVLSGWTIQKLRLGGYKMF; encoded by the coding sequence ATGGGATTTATTCCAGTGTTTGTTCTGGCCGTTTTGTTCTTTGTCATGATGTTTGGCATTGGCTTTATCCTTAACATGTTAATGAAGACTACGTGGTTTCCCGCATACCTGTTCATAATCGTTATTCTTCCCGTAGTGGTCTACTCCATCTGGGACCGGAGCTCCATGTCGTTATGGGAGCATCTCTCAACCTTTCATGTAGTCGACTATCTGACCGGTATAGCCGGCCTTGCCGGTGCTGTGCTGAGCGGCTGGACCATTCAGAAGCTGCGGCTGGGCGGATACAAAATGTTCTGA